The Thermotoga neapolitana DSM 4359 sequence TCCATCTCTGGTGAGGTGAAGTGATGAAAGAGTACAGGATAAAACCGAAGAAGACGGACCTTTCGTTCCTGGAAGATCTCGATGAAGAACAGAGAAAAGCGGTTGTTGAATCAGAAGGAAGGTGTATTGTAATAGCGGGACCGGGATCTGGAAAAACCCGTGTCATCACCTACAAGATAGCCTACCTTCTTGCTAACGGTGTGGATCCCTCCAGAATCCTTCTTGTCACGTTCACAAGAGCCGCCGCAAGAGAGATGGTGGAGAGGGCAAAGATGGTGACGGGAAGAGAGCTTTCAGAAATGCTCGCCGGAACGTTTCATCACGTGTGCAATTACTTCTTGAGAAAGTACGCACCGTACGTTGGACTGGACAGGAACTATTCCATCCTGGACAGAGAAGACTCAGAAAGCCTGATGAGACACGCAAGAAGCAAATTTCTGGAAAGAAAGGGAAGGGAAGAAAGAAAAAACTTTCCTCAGCCTTCTGTTTTGATGTCCATATACTCCTACATGAGAAACACACTCAAATCTCTGAGAGAAAGCATCATTGTGAAAAACCCAAAATTTCTGGATTTCAAGGAAGAGATCGCTGAGATCTTTGACCTCTACGAACAGGAAAAACGCTCTCAAAACGTGGTGGATTACGAGGATCTTCTTTTTTTCGTTTACAGACTCTTCGAAGAGCACAGAGAGATACGGGACAGAGAAGCAGAGAGGTTTCTGTGGGTTCTGGTGGATGAGTTTCAGGATACAAACTACGTCCAGTACAGGATGATCGAGCACCTGTCTTCCAGACACGGAAACGTTCTGGCGGTGGGGGATGATGCGCAGAGCATCTACTCTTTCCGTGGAGCAAGATACGAAAACGTGGAAGACTTCATAAAGGTTCCGGGCACAAAGATCTTCAAGATCCAGACGAATTACAGAAGTACAGAAAGCATCGTGAAGTTCATAAATGCGATGCTTCCAACCAGGGCCGTTCCGAAGGTTCTGAAGCCTGTGAGAAAAGACGGTATGAAACCCGTTGTGGTCAAGACCTGGGACAGATACGAAGAGGCACGTTTTGTGTCTCAGCGAATCCTGGAGCTCTTCGAAGAGGGATTCAAACCCGAAGAAATAGCGGTTCTCTACAGATCACACTCACATTCTCTGGAACTTCAGATGGAACTGGCAAGAAGCAGGATAGACTTCAGGGTTCTTTCGGGGCCGAGGTTCACCGAAAGCGCACACGTGAAGGACGTTCTCTCCTTCTTGAGGATAGTTCAGAATCCCAGGGACAAATCCGCCTGGTTGAGGGCTGCAAAGCTCTTTTACGGTATCGGAGACAGGACAGCATCCAAGATCGCAGACCTTGCGAGTGTGTACGTGGAGGAGGGACTCGATCCCTTCGAAGAACTGAAAAAGGTGAACTTCTCCGGTGAATACGCGAGATTCATGGAAATTCTTGATCATCTCAAAAAGATGGAACTT is a genomic window containing:
- a CDS encoding ATP-dependent helicase; translated protein: MKEYRIKPKKTDLSFLEDLDEEQRKAVVESEGRCIVIAGPGSGKTRVITYKIAYLLANGVDPSRILLVTFTRAAAREMVERAKMVTGRELSEMLAGTFHHVCNYFLRKYAPYVGLDRNYSILDREDSESLMRHARSKFLERKGREERKNFPQPSVLMSIYSYMRNTLKSLRESIIVKNPKFLDFKEEIAEIFDLYEQEKRSQNVVDYEDLLFFVYRLFEEHREIRDREAERFLWVLVDEFQDTNYVQYRMIEHLSSRHGNVLAVGDDAQSIYSFRGARYENVEDFIKVPGTKIFKIQTNYRSTESIVKFINAMLPTRAVPKVLKPVRKDGMKPVVVKTWDRYEEARFVSQRILELFEEGFKPEEIAVLYRSHSHSLELQMELARSRIDFRVLSGPRFTESAHVKDVLSFLRIVQNPRDKSAWLRAAKLFYGIGDRTASKIADLASVYVEEGLDPFEELKKVNFSGEYARFMEILDHLKKMELPGEMIEYVLTSFYSEYLEARYPDFREREMDIERLVEIASRYTDLENFLTDLAVTEDVEIQREAFQKEGKVTLTTVHQAKGLEWRVVFVISVNPGDFPNYFAISEGNLDEEERIFYVAITRAKEQLYISYQVTGASYPYRGNRFIMRSGENFIDRIPPDLVEMWEVR